One Firmicutes bacterium CAG:345 genomic region harbors:
- a CDS encoding transketolase (product inferred by homology to UniProt): protein MKYDKLAVAAIRSICIDGINKAKSGHPGMALGSAPILYTLFTRHLVSDPKHPDWINRDRFILSAGHASMLLYTVLHLAGYDIKMDDLKNFRQVDSLTPGHPEYKHTPGIDATSGPLGQGIAQAVGEAMAETMLSHLYPEGKRLVDHYTYVLCGDGCLEEGISQEAISFAGLQKLNKLILFYDSNAVTLDGPLSNSSSESQKDRFLAAGWNVYDVPDGNDVEAIDLAIQKAKESKEHPSLIIVHTIIGYGSANQGLNKVHGSPLGIEDGERAKKFYGYNYGPFEVPEEIYYTFKESFVKRGEKAYKDYQDEFEKYSKQYPEKAKFFKASLTNDVSTLVYDSLPEYSLDYKDATRNISGNLLKLLNKSIPNLVGGSADVAASVKTGLPDEIDYSSEHYEGRNINFGIREFAMAAIQNGILLHGGLRTYVGCFLVFSDYLKPAVRMAAMSKLPAIYLFSHDSIAVGEDGPTHQPIEQLAMLRSIPNMDVIRPCDGKETAAGWKLALESLDHPTALILSRQNLPTVSTTSYEGVKCGGYIVSPEEKQLDFVIVASGSEVGLALEAQKLLWKEGIDTRVVSMPSLNRFLQQNYKYQENVLGPSYERRISVEMLSTFGWHVISKNVMGIETFGASGPAEKVMEKFNFTAEALAKRISAILDNLK from the coding sequence ATGAAATACGACAAACTTGCAGTTGCTGCTATTCGTTCAATTTGTATCGATGGCATAAATAAAGCAAAAAGCGGACACCCAGGAATGGCTTTAGGTTCTGCTCCAATTCTTTATACTCTTTTTACACGTCATCTTGTAAGTGATCCTAAGCATCCTGATTGGATAAATAGAGATAGATTTATTTTGTCTGCTGGCCATGCATCAATGTTGTTATATACAGTTTTACATCTTGCAGGTTACGATATTAAAATGGATGATTTAAAGAATTTTAGACAAGTTGATTCTTTAACACCAGGTCACCCAGAATATAAACACACTCCTGGAATAGATGCCACCAGTGGACCATTAGGACAAGGAATAGCACAAGCAGTAGGTGAAGCGATGGCTGAGACAATGCTTTCTCATCTTTATCCAGAAGGAAAAAGATTAGTAGATCATTATACATATGTTTTATGTGGTGATGGTTGTTTAGAAGAAGGTATTTCTCAAGAAGCAATCAGTTTTGCAGGTCTTCAAAAATTAAATAAATTAATTTTATTTTATGATTCAAATGCTGTTACATTAGATGGACCACTTTCTAATTCATCTTCGGAAAGTCAAAAGGATAGATTTTTAGCAGCTGGATGGAATGTTTATGATGTTCCAGATGGCAATGATGTTGAGGCTATTGACTTAGCAATTCAAAAAGCTAAAGAATCTAAAGAACATCCATCTCTTATTATTGTTCATACAATTATTGGTTATGGATCAGCTAATCAAGGCTTGAATAAAGTTCATGGTTCTCCATTAGGAATTGAAGATGGTGAAAGAGCCAAAAAATTCTATGGCTATAACTATGGTCCTTTTGAAGTTCCAGAAGAAATATATTATACATTTAAAGAATCTTTTGTAAAGCGTGGTGAAAAAGCCTATAAAGATTATCAAGATGAATTTGAAAAATATTCTAAACAATATCCTGAGAAGGCTAAATTCTTTAAAGCTTCTTTGACTAATGATGTTTCTACACTAGTCTATGATAGTCTTCCTGAATATTCGTTAGATTATAAAGATGCTACTAGAAACATTTCTGGAAATCTTTTGAAATTATTAAATAAGAGTATTCCTAATTTAGTAGGTGGTAGTGCTGATGTTGCTGCTTCAGTTAAAACTGGTCTTCCAGATGAGATAGATTATTCTTCCGAACATTATGAAGGAAGAAATATTAATTTTGGAATTCGCGAATTTGCTATGGCTGCTATACAAAATGGTATTTTACTCCATGGAGGTTTAAGAACTTATGTTGGATGTTTCTTAGTTTTTTCCGATTATTTAAAACCAGCTGTTAGAATGGCAGCGATGAGTAAGCTACCAGCTATTTATCTTTTCTCACATGATTCTATCGCAGTTGGTGAAGATGGTCCAACACATCAACCAATTGAACAATTAGCAATGTTAAGATCAATTCCTAATATGGATGTAATTCGTCCATGTGATGGAAAAGAAACTGCTGCAGGATGGAAATTAGCTCTTGAATCGTTAGATCATCCTACTGCTTTAATTCTTTCAAGACAAAACTTACCAACAGTTTCAACAACTTCATATGAAGGAGTTAAATGTGGTGGATATATTGTTTCGCCAGAAGAAAAACAATTAGACTTTGTTATTGTTGCATCTGGGTCTGAAGTTGGTTTAGCTTTGGAGGCTCAAAAATTACTATGGAAAGAGGGTATTGATACACGTGTTGTTTCAATGCCAAGTCTAAATCGCTTTTTACAACAAAATTATAAATACCAAGAAAATGTTTTGGGACCATCATATGAAAGAAGAATTTCTGTTGAAATGTTGTCTACTTTTGGATGGCATGTCATTAGTAAAAATGTTATGGGAATTGAAACTTTTGGTGCTTCTGGCCCAGCTGAAAAAGTTATGGAAAAATTCAACTTTACTGCTGAAGCTTTGGCAAAAAGAATTTCTGCAATATTGGATAATTTAAAGTAA
- a CDS encoding aTPase (product inferred by homology to UniProt) encodes MFYGRKKELEKLEKEYLKNNSFCSIYGTRRIGKTSLINEFIANKKHIMFQAKEVSNNDNLKYFSFKILDAFNRNDEYVYSSWEKAFDAAISFFNGDKGVIVIDEYPYLVKSYEGISSIIQDVYDNKLKNSNIMLILSGSNLSFMEHELNDKQSPLYKRLTLKMKINKMPFEEAILFLSNYSNEDKIKFLCMFGQYPFYLSKINENLSFEENLKELLFNENSILLDCPKLLLSNSSREQSFYNSILLYLAGKKKSLTELSKLMNEEVTKVNKYMKTLTDAQIVIKKEMFNSKRQSYYYIEDPVLRFYYQFLLNNIDKIEAGFGETLFERLKDDIHLFISYSFEDVAISYMEGLSISGKLGGIYYPIQNLIIEKSELNRSIEIDGIARDEDSLLVLECKFTNKKRTMNDFSKMVQNTSIKMFSNIKKFDYYIISKNGFEENLLNLNDKNLHLITLDDMFK; translated from the coding sequence ATGTTTTATGGTAGAAAAAAAGAACTTGAAAAATTAGAGAAAGAATATCTTAAAAATAATTCATTTTGTTCAATTTATGGTACAAGAAGAATTGGAAAAACTTCTTTAATAAATGAATTTATTGCAAACAAAAAACACATTATGTTTCAAGCAAAAGAAGTATCTAATAATGATAATTTAAAATATTTTTCTTTTAAAATATTAGATGCATTTAATAGAAATGATGAATATGTATATTCATCTTGGGAAAAAGCATTTGATGCAGCAATATCATTTTTTAATGGAGATAAGGGTGTAATAGTAATTGATGAATATCCTTATTTAGTTAAATCTTATGAAGGTATTTCATCAATTATTCAAGATGTTTACGACAACAAACTTAAGAATAGTAATATTATGCTTATTTTGTCAGGATCAAATCTTTCATTTATGGAACACGAGTTAAACGATAAGCAATCACCTCTTTATAAGAGATTAACCTTAAAAATGAAAATTAATAAAATGCCATTTGAAGAAGCTATATTATTTTTAAGTAATTATTCAAATGAAGATAAGATTAAATTTTTATGTATGTTTGGTCAATATCCATTCTATCTATCAAAAATTAATGAGAATTTATCATTTGAGGAAAATCTAAAAGAATTGCTTTTTAATGAAAATTCAATCCTTTTAGATTGTCCTAAATTATTATTATCAAATTCGAGTAGAGAGCAAAGCTTTTATAATTCTATTTTGCTTTATCTTGCAGGAAAGAAAAAAAGTCTTACCGAATTAAGCAAGTTAATGAATGAAGAAGTGACTAAAGTTAATAAATACATGAAAACTTTAACTGATGCACAAATTGTAATAAAAAAAGAAATGTTTAATTCAAAAAGGCAGTCATATTATTATATTGAAGATCCAGTATTACGATTTTATTATCAATTTTTACTAAATAATATTGATAAAATTGAAGCTGGATTTGGCGAAACTCTTTTTGAAAGATTAAAAGATGATATTCATTTATTTATATCATATTCATTTGAAGATGTTGCAATTTCTTATATGGAAGGATTATCAATTAGTGGTAAACTTGGTGGAATTTATTATCCTATTCAAAATTTAATTATTGAAAAATCAGAATTAAATCGATCTATTGAAATTGATGGTATCGCACGAGATGAAGACTCTCTTCTTGTACTTGAATGTAAATTTACTAATAAAAAAAGAACTATGAATGACTTTTCTAAAATGGTTCAAAATACTTCTATCAAAATGTTTTCAAATATAAAAAAATTTGATTATTATATTATATCTAAAAATGGATTTGAAGAAAATTTATTAAATCTTAATGACAAAAATTTGCATTTAATAACGCTTGATGATATGTTTAAATAA
- a CDS encoding unknown (no significant homology to UniProt), translating into MNLNKFSNIILENKFHIKGGVVFYEKSLLPIAVCLITILTAAACTTNTSSTSSSSSSSSSTPISSITSGNSSLSTLPSTPSSSSSSSSSSTTPSTSTIISVDPKPDSTAEEVYNFIKEAGEKTNYTLEIAYDDAVISVIYNQQYIYYSSSDAGYITIENYKSSEDTLLYNFTGKNSPVIENAVSYVDAAQKRVPITKTQTLNALYDSVQTLSKDDIQLNWDYYYSKNSTLIESLAYLIGASSYTSSIAAVKLALSEDHTYLDFRFVPNFNADVDVIDSLNGRISNLNNSNVPQLDTFLSSYTLPEVSLSDNILSSLSGKQSFTSTVNFNYNGKVTIDQKDEVVIDATGKQTIRKESGVENSKFIYLTTDDNGEAFRKYVNASNTVVTEDLGVSFNSLVHQPVDLIEKEAFRKTSENTYTYFGYDGRGFISKLIDYEPGEILSIDLTVKNDKISNLHAISTMRYDSYQQPMYYDIYVDFGGTKDFKEVKEYSGKDKYESPLGLSLNPYVDRKYGRFVNSFTIEVETITGSDVSNYMTHIYVTKRNTSNWYMDTIIIDRESVDTSEGSMGDPIHKITGFYETDKGLAPFKVIDENKVIASGPVLEGKRLSDALGMDISYLLFSTTDKEELTTEGDMARYKLFADVDDIADHIIGGDNVDSIIPSSLTMTVTNTMVDASTKTLNKVLTSIEYEFNGDNLYKGKERLTFTDYGTTSLPSELDFSTFDDWKEPTTWKEGAYEVYQSLTTEFSENEIAMMPYLYEAEIEGNWGVDVYNDGTYIWCLLFNDTFAASDSDPVYHDYAEKYVALLKANGFVEKEYPLASYGQGVQLYKDGLYVRIPNSSADTLMSGIRFLIEIEK; encoded by the coding sequence TTGAATTTAAACAAATTTTCAAATATAATTTTAGAAAATAAATTTCATATTAAGGGAGGCGTTGTCTTTTATGAAAAAAGTCTTTTACCTATAGCAGTTTGTCTGATTACTATTTTAACAGCAGCTGCTTGTACTACAAATACATCTTCTACTTCTTCTAGTTCCTCTTCAAGCTCTTCTACTCCTATAAGCAGTATAACTTCCGGAAATTCTAGTTTATCAACTTTACCTTCTACTCCTTCCTCATCATCTTCTTCATCTAGTTCTTCTACCACTCCTTCAACATCAACAATTATTTCTGTTGATCCAAAACCAGATTCAACAGCTGAAGAAGTTTATAACTTTATTAAAGAAGCTGGTGAAAAAACAAATTATACTTTAGAAATTGCTTACGATGATGCAGTTATAAGCGTAATTTATAATCAACAATATATTTATTATAGTTCTAGCGATGCTGGATATATCACTATCGAAAATTACAAATCAAGTGAAGACACTTTGCTTTATAATTTTACAGGGAAAAATTCTCCAGTTATTGAAAATGCTGTAAGTTATGTTGACGCTGCTCAAAAAAGAGTACCTATCACTAAAACTCAAACATTAAATGCTCTTTATGATTCAGTTCAAACATTATCCAAAGACGACATACAATTAAATTGGGATTATTATTATTCTAAAAATTCTACATTAATAGAATCATTAGCCTATTTAATTGGTGCTTCTTCTTATACCAGCTCAATTGCTGCTGTAAAACTTGCACTTTCAGAAGATCATACTTACTTAGACTTTAGATTTGTGCCTAACTTCAATGCTGATGTTGATGTAATCGATAGTCTCAATGGTAGAATTAGCAATTTAAATAATTCAAACGTTCCTCAATTAGATACTTTCTTATCTTCTTATACTCTTCCTGAAGTAAGTTTAAGCGACAATATTTTATCTTCTTTAAGTGGAAAACAAAGTTTCACTTCTACAGTAAACTTCAATTATAATGGAAAAGTTACCATTGATCAAAAAGATGAAGTTGTCATCGATGCAACAGGAAAACAAACAATTCGCAAAGAATCCGGCGTTGAAAATTCAAAATTCATTTATTTAACAACAGATGACAATGGTGAAGCTTTTAGAAAATATGTTAATGCTTCCAATACAGTTGTAACCGAAGATCTCGGTGTTTCTTTTAATTCTTTAGTTCATCAACCTGTTGATCTCATCGAAAAAGAAGCATTTAGAAAAACTTCCGAAAATACATATACCTACTTTGGCTATGATGGTCGAGGTTTCATCTCTAAATTAATCGACTATGAACCAGGTGAAATTCTTTCAATAGATTTAACTGTTAAAAATGATAAAATCAGCAATCTACATGCAATATCAACAATGCGTTACGATTCCTATCAACAACCTATGTATTATGATATTTATGTCGACTTCGGTGGAACAAAAGATTTCAAAGAAGTAAAAGAATACAGCGGAAAAGATAAATATGAAAGTCCATTAGGTTTATCACTAAATCCTTATGTAGATAGAAAATATGGACGTTTCGTTAATTCTTTCACAATTGAAGTTGAGACAATTACCGGTAGTGATGTCTCTAACTACATGACACATATTTATGTAACAAAACGCAATACTAGTAATTGGTACATGGACACAATAATCATCGATCGTGAATCTGTTGATACTTCCGAAGGTTCAATGGGTGATCCAATTCATAAAATTACTGGATTTTATGAAACCGATAAAGGACTTGCTCCATTTAAAGTAATCGATGAAAATAAAGTTATTGCCTCTGGTCCAGTTCTTGAAGGCAAAAGATTATCCGATGCTCTAGGAATGGATATATCTTATTTATTATTCTCAACTACTGATAAAGAAGAATTAACAACAGAAGGAGATATGGCCCGCTACAAATTATTTGCTGATGTCGATGATATCGCTGATCACATCATTGGCGGCGATAATGTTGATTCTATCATTCCTTCTTCTTTAACAATGACAGTTACTAATACAATGGTTGATGCATCCACAAAAACTCTTAATAAAGTTTTAACAAGTATTGAATATGAATTTAATGGAGACAATCTATATAAAGGTAAAGAAAGATTAACGTTTACCGATTATGGTACAACTTCTCTTCCATCCGAATTAGACTTCAGCACATTTGATGACTGGAAAGAACCGACAACATGGAAAGAAGGAGCCTATGAAGTTTATCAATCATTAACCACTGAATTCTCCGAAAATGAAATTGCAATGATGCCATATTTATACGAAGCAGAAATTGAAGGAAACTGGGGTGTTGATGTATATAATGATGGCACATATATTTGGTGCTTATTATTCAACGATACTTTCGCTGCTTCTGACTCCGATCCTGTCTATCATGATTATGCAGAAAAATATGTTGCACTTTTAAAAGCCAATGGTTTCGTAGAAAAAGAATATCCATTAGCAAGCTATGGACAAGGAGTACAATTATATAAAGATGGTCTTTATGTAAGAATTCCTAATTCATCAGCTGATACTTTAATGAGTGGTATCCGTTTCCTCATTGAAATTGAAAAATAA
- a CDS encoding yjjI family glycine radical enzyme (product inferred by homology to UniProt), producing the protein MNKSKVMEIISDETLTYSQQVLALARLAESEDTTLKRNPLWIKALQEGKVCDLNEGLAPYRPRYILPDYDLLLKKGCKFLELEPATSLLETCNNLLIFYKHLPSITSYPVYLGNFTDIFDKFEDEADDPLTEKILRCFLKHIDKTLCDSFVHANIGPKDSKISRLILKLTKEMQLAIPNITLLYDKDITSKEFALASIDTMLATSKPSFANHKMYSKEHKNHPYGIASCYNALNIGGGGYTLPRLRLYEISLEAKDIPDFLDNVLPKYVTLILENIDQRIKFIVEESSFFKSNFLVKEGFVNQENFTGMVGVVGVAECVNNLLGIKDKALGFGHNNDAEELAIQVLSKIEEIVNNHQGLYCSGNNNHYEMHAQVGIDTDGTDDAPGCRVPVGYEPDLFNHLMLESKLHKYFPCGVGDIFKFDQTWTNSKEAILDIINGAFDKGMRYFTAYNEDNDVVRVTGYLVKKSEIDKLTNGQQSINNCTIFGKGAKEHGHALDRKIYGKSSN; encoded by the coding sequence ATGAATAAAAGTAAAGTAATGGAAATAATAAGCGATGAAACACTAACATATAGTCAACAAGTTCTTGCCTTAGCTCGTTTAGCAGAAAGTGAAGACACTACCCTTAAAAGAAATCCACTATGGATAAAAGCCTTGCAAGAAGGAAAAGTATGTGATCTAAATGAAGGATTAGCTCCTTATAGACCTAGATATATTCTTCCTGACTATGACTTATTATTAAAAAAAGGTTGCAAATTTCTAGAATTAGAACCAGCAACTTCGCTTTTAGAAACTTGCAATAATTTGCTTATTTTTTATAAACACTTGCCATCTATTACTTCTTATCCTGTATACCTAGGAAATTTTACTGATATTTTTGATAAATTCGAAGATGAAGCTGATGATCCATTAACGGAAAAAATATTACGCTGCTTTTTAAAGCATATCGACAAAACACTTTGTGACTCTTTTGTTCATGCAAATATAGGGCCAAAAGATAGTAAAATTTCACGTCTTATCTTAAAACTGACAAAAGAAATGCAATTAGCCATACCAAACATAACTTTATTGTATGATAAAGATATTACAAGCAAAGAATTTGCTTTAGCCTCTATCGATACCATGCTAGCTACAAGTAAACCTTCTTTTGCTAATCATAAAATGTATTCAAAAGAACATAAAAATCATCCATATGGAATTGCTAGTTGTTATAATGCTTTAAATATTGGAGGAGGTGGATATACTCTTCCAAGATTAAGACTTTATGAAATTTCTTTAGAAGCTAAAGATATTCCAGATTTTTTGGATAATGTCTTACCTAAATATGTAACCTTAATTTTAGAAAACATCGATCAAAGAATTAAATTTATTGTTGAAGAATCCAGTTTCTTTAAATCAAACTTTTTAGTTAAAGAAGGTTTTGTAAATCAAGAAAACTTTACAGGGATGGTTGGTGTTGTCGGTGTTGCAGAATGTGTAAACAATCTTTTAGGGATTAAAGATAAAGCTTTAGGTTTTGGGCATAATAATGATGCAGAAGAATTGGCAATACAAGTTCTTTCGAAAATAGAAGAAATCGTCAATAATCATCAAGGATTATATTGCAGTGGAAATAATAATCACTACGAAATGCATGCCCAAGTTGGTATCGATACTGATGGTACTGATGATGCTCCTGGTTGCCGTGTTCCAGTTGGATATGAACCAGATTTATTTAATCATTTAATGCTCGAATCTAAACTTCACAAATATTTTCCTTGTGGAGTTGGCGACATATTTAAATTTGATCAAACCTGGACTAATTCCAAAGAAGCCATCCTTGATATAATTAATGGTGCTTTCGATAAAGGAATGCGTTATTTCACAGCTTATAATGAAGATAATGATGTTGTAAGAGTTACCGGATATCTAGTTAAAAAGAGCGAAATAGATAAATTAACAAATGGCCAACAATCAATAAATAATTGCACAATATTCGGAAAAGGTGCTAAAGAACATGGTCATGCATTAGATAGAAAAATTTATGGAAAAAGCTCTAATTAA
- a CDS encoding yjjW family glycine radical enzyme activase (product inferred by homology to UniProt) — protein MEKALINKIINFSNVDGPGNRMAIFFQSCPFSCLYCHNPETINLCKNCGKCIEFCPKKAISLDDNSKIVWNETKCINCDTCIKICPNLSSPKTRYYTIDELFEKIKQIKPFIRGITVSGGECTNWSKFLLELFPKVKKLGLTCLIDSNGCTDFKEIEELINISDGVMLDVKAYDNKFHNFITGKDNKIVLKNLNFLIQNQKLEEVRTVILPNFDEENYKTVSAVAKIIPANIRYKLLKYRHFGVRKQGIDTFGQVIVQDNKLKELKKVAENLGLKNVVII, from the coding sequence ATGGAAAAAGCTCTAATTAATAAAATAATTAATTTTTCTAATGTTGATGGTCCAGGAAATAGAATGGCAATATTCTTTCAATCCTGTCCTTTTTCATGCTTATATTGTCATAATCCCGAAACAATAAATTTATGTAAAAATTGTGGCAAATGCATTGAATTTTGTCCGAAAAAAGCTATCTCATTAGATGATAATAGCAAAATAGTATGGAACGAAACAAAATGTATCAATTGTGATACCTGTATAAAAATATGTCCAAATTTATCTTCTCCAAAGACACGATATTATACCATAGACGAATTATTTGAAAAAATTAAACAAATTAAACCTTTTATACGCGGAATCACAGTTTCTGGTGGAGAATGTACAAATTGGTCAAAATTTCTCTTAGAATTATTTCCAAAAGTCAAAAAATTAGGACTTACCTGTCTAATTGATTCAAATGGCTGCACCGATTTTAAAGAAATAGAAGAATTAATTAATATTTCTGACGGAGTAATGTTAGATGTCAAAGCCTATGATAATAAATTTCATAATTTTATCACGGGAAAAGACAACAAAATAGTTTTAAAAAATCTTAACTTTTTAATTCAAAATCAAAAATTAGAAGAAGTAAGAACTGTAATTCTTCCAAATTTCGATGAAGAAAACTATAAAACTGTATCTGCCGTTGCAAAGATAATCCCAGCAAATATCCGTTATAAATTATTGAAATATCGCCATTTCGGTGTTAGAAAACAAGGAATTGATACTTTCGGACAAGTAATAGTTCAAGATAATAAATTAAAAGAACTAAAGAAAGTAGCTGAAAATTTAGGGCTCAAAAATGTTGTGATAATATAA
- a CDS encoding putative uncharacterized protein (product inferred by homology to UniProt): protein MIITLVMDQYGAVNNGTTVTTMRFAEVLKKHGHTVRVVAAAPKDQKIDDPNFYGVESYHIPVFNDFIASQGMVFAKPDDLVLREAIKGADVVHLLLPFPIQRHARLVAKDMGVAVTGAFHMQPENITYSIYLGKSKIANNALYSFFKNSFYKYINHVHCPSEMVKHDLIKHGYKNQIHAISNGVSPRFVHLDNVEKPAELKDKFVVLMIGRLSREKRQDLIIKAIGESKYNDKIQLVLCGKGPWKAHLESLSKKYLKNPVIFSFLPQDELLKVINYSDLYVHASDAESEAISCMEAFTCGLVPVISNSEQTATKQFAQDPHCLFERGDPHSLCERIEYFYEHQDIKNELSKKYIEYAKQYALEYCVTQLEKVFEKAIEENKEEIAKHGIRPISKKEARQLKKVDEKIMKLINKEEKKNILAK from the coding sequence ATGATTATTACATTGGTAATGGATCAATATGGAGCTGTTAATAATGGAACAACAGTTACTACTATGCGCTTTGCTGAGGTTTTAAAAAAACATGGGCATACAGTTAGAGTTGTTGCAGCTGCTCCAAAGGATCAAAAAATAGATGATCCAAATTTTTATGGAGTAGAAAGTTATCATATCCCTGTTTTTAATGATTTTATTGCATCGCAAGGAATGGTATTTGCTAAGCCAGATGATTTAGTTTTACGCGAAGCAATAAAAGGAGCAGACGTTGTCCATTTGCTTTTACCTTTTCCAATTCAACGCCATGCGAGACTTGTTGCTAAAGATATGGGTGTTGCTGTTACTGGCGCTTTTCATATGCAGCCAGAAAATATTACTTATTCCATTTATTTAGGAAAGAGTAAAATTGCTAACAATGCATTATATAGCTTTTTTAAAAATTCATTTTATAAATATATAAATCATGTTCATTGTCCTTCTGAAATGGTAAAGCATGATTTGATTAAACATGGTTATAAAAACCAAATTCATGCTATTTCAAATGGTGTTTCCCCTCGCTTTGTTCATTTGGACAATGTTGAAAAACCAGCAGAATTAAAAGATAAATTTGTTGTTTTAATGATAGGAAGATTGAGCCGTGAGAAACGTCAAGATTTGATAATTAAGGCAATTGGAGAATCAAAATATAATGATAAAATTCAATTGGTTTTGTGTGGTAAAGGACCATGGAAAGCTCATTTGGAGTCTTTATCAAAAAAATATTTGAAAAATCCTGTTATATTTTCATTTTTGCCACAAGATGAATTGCTAAAAGTAATTAATTATTCAGATTTATATGTTCATGCTTCTGATGCTGAAAGTGAAGCAATAAGTTGTATGGAGGCCTTTACGTGTGGTCTTGTCCCTGTAATATCTAATTCAGAACAAACAGCTACAAAGCAATTTGCACAAGATCCACATTGTTTATTTGAAAGAGGAGACCCTCATTCTCTTTGTGAAAGAATTGAGTATTTTTATGAACATCAGGATATAAAAAATGAACTTTCAAAAAAATATATTGAGTATGCTAAGCAATATGCTTTGGAATATTGTGTCACTCAATTAGAAAAAGTTTTTGAAAAAGCCATTGAAGAAAACAAAGAAGAAATAGCTAAACATGGTATTCGTCCAATTTCAAAAAAAGAAGCTCGTCAGTTGAAAAAAGTTGATGAAAAAATAATGAAATTAATCAATAAAGAAGAAAAGAAAAACATTTTGGCAAAATAA
- a CDS encoding unknown (no significant homology to UniProt) has translation MEWYFWLIICIASAILIINLILAVLNFIKVKKISRLTVNSSLKMMIKLSYDSVLEKEMISFTIFNSNFNDVVIRDFGIYYRNQFFNFVDEYMKEEKLGSLPIIPARNSINYKIDPQRLEKFILNHNYKSRKIFSIESVVIDSVGNAFTRKDKALTNILSQRQKDRIKQAKFILHDEKIEEFKKLHDNREPLSNFFWKIMHPSYEKNPKILEIANSFKDTRKFSNDKENIAESSISQVEKNTSTEIKLTYLEPETGKKKRKTKAVKVDEVLENNTLN, from the coding sequence ATGGAATGGTACTTTTGGTTGATTATATGCATTGCTTCGGCAATATTAATTATAAATTTAATTCTCGCAGTTCTTAATTTTATTAAAGTTAAGAAAATTTCTCGTTTAACTGTGAATTCTTCTTTAAAGATGATGATTAAATTAAGCTATGATTCAGTTCTTGAAAAAGAAATGATTTCTTTTACAATTTTCAATTCTAATTTTAATGATGTAGTAATTCGTGATTTTGGAATTTATTATAGGAATCAATTTTTTAATTTTGTAGATGAATATATGAAAGAAGAAAAGCTTGGATCATTGCCAATTATACCAGCTAGAAATTCTATAAATTATAAAATAGATCCGCAAAGACTTGAAAAATTTATTTTAAATCATAACTATAAATCGAGAAAAATATTTTCAATAGAAAGCGTTGTTATAGATTCAGTTGGAAATGCTTTTACTAGAAAGGATAAAGCCTTGACTAATATTCTTTCACAAAGACAAAAAGATCGAATTAAGCAAGCAAAATTTATTCTCCATGATGAAAAGATTGAAGAATTTAAAAAACTTCATGATAATAGGGAACCATTATCGAACTTTTTTTGGAAAATAATGCATCCATCATATGAAAAAAATCCTAAAATATTAGAAATTGCAAACTCTTTCAAAGATACGAGAAAATTCAGCAATGATAAAGAAAATATAGCAGAATCTTCTATATCTCAAGTAGAGAAAAATACTTCAACTGAAATAAAATTGACTTATCTTGAACCGGAAACCGGAAAAAAGAAAAGAAAAACTAAAGCTGTTAAAGTTGATGAAGTTTTAGAAAATAACACACTTAATTAG